The Enhydrobacter sp. sequence GCCGATGCCGCGCAACGCGTGCCAGGAGCCGACGTCGCTCCAGGCCATGTCGACCGGCACCACGGCGGCGCGAGCGGTATGCTCCATGACCGCGTGGTCGATCGACAGTGACGGCGCCTCGGCGAAAGCGGCGCCGTCCAGTCGAAAGAACGCGAGGTCCTCGTGGCCGGCCTGGATGGCGCGCTCGCAGCAGTCGAGCATCGCCGGGTTGATGCGGCCGAGCTCGTCGAGATAGGACCGCGCCGACAGGAGGAAGATGCCGCTGTTCCAGTAGAACGCGCCGCTGTCCAGGAAGCGCCGGGCGGTGTCGAGGTCGGGCTTCTCGACGAAGCGATCGACCTCCAGCACGCCGTCGGCGCCGGCGAGCGGTTGTCCGGCATGAATGTAGCCGTAACCGGTGTCGGGCCGCGTCGGCTTCACGCCGAACGTGACGAGGCGTCCGGCCTGCGCCGCGGCCAGCCCCTGCATGACCGCCCGATGGAAGGCCGACGGGTCGGCGATGAGGTGGTCGGACGGCTGCACCAGCATCAGGGCGTCGGGGTCGCGCATCAGCAGCCAGAGGGCGGCGGCGGCGATCGCGGGGCCGGTGTTGCGGGCGTGCGGTTCGAGCAGGATGGCCTGGGGCGCGATGCTCACCTGCCGAAGCTGGTCGTCGACCAGGAAGCGGTGCTCCTCGTTGCAGATCAGCAAAGGCGAGGCAAAGCCCACATCGGTCAGGTTGCGGGCCGCCGTCTCCTGCAGGAGCGTGCGCTCGGAGACCAGCGGAAGGAGCTGCTTGGGGTACGCGGCGCGCGAAAGCGGCCACAGCCGCGTGCCGGCGCCGCCCGACAGGATCACGGGATGGATCTGCGCCGATCCTTGCTGCTGAAACTTCGCGAGGCCGGTGTCGGTAAGTGCGTCCATGGCGCGAAGCTATGAAGCGACGCGCATCACGGCCAGTGATCAAATTGTGCTTTGCACTAAAGCCTTTGGCGCATTATTCGCCGATGCGTGGCAACACGATGGCAATGGCGAGACCGCCGCCGATTCGATTGGTGGCGCGCACCTGGCCGCCCAGCGCCTCGATATTGCGCCTGACCATCCAGAGACCAAGGCCGGAATGCGGCTGGCGCTCGCCGTCGGCGCGGTTGGGCCGGGAGGAAAAGTAGCGCTCGAAGATGCGCTCGATCTTGTCGTCGGGAATGCCCGGCCCCTCGTCGTCGACCTGCAGCTCGACCCAGCGGTGGCCCTGCGTCAGGGTAAGCACGATGGTGCCGCCGCGCGGCGAGAAGCTGGTCGCGTTCTCCAGCACGTTCTGGAGCACGATCTCGAGCATGCCCTTGCCCGCCTGCACCCACACGTCGTCGTCGAGCCGGCGGATCAGGCGGATGTCGTTGGCGGCCATGATTTCGCGGAAATTGAGCGTCGCCTCGCCCACGATCTGGGTGATGTTGGTGGGAACGCGCGGCGCCTCGATCAGGTCGGCGGTGTTGGTGTCGAAGCGCTGGGCGGCGACCACGAGGCCCAGCAGCCGTGCGAGCGAGGAATCGATGATCTCGAGCGCGCGACGGGCGCGCGTGTCGTCCTGCGGGACCGCGCGCCGCACGGGGCTCAACGACGACTGGATGGCGGCGATCGGCGTCTTGAGCGAGTGGGCATTGTCCTCGGCCGACTGGCGGATCTGCTGCGACAGGCGCTTGAGGTCGAGCACCAGCTTGTCGAAGCCGCGCGCCACGCTCGCGAGTTCGGGCACGACGTTGCGCTGGCTGAAGGCGTAGTCGCCGATTCGGCCCTGACCGATCTCGTTGGCGACGTCGCGGAAGCGGCGGAGGCTGAGCCAGATGCTGACCGCGGCCAGCACGGCCAGCACAGCCAGCACCAGATAGATGATCGCGGCCACCCGTACGGCGCGGGTCTCCCAGTAGGGTCGGCCGATCGAGGTGTTGAGGAATTCCGAGGTCGTGTGTGTCGAAGTCAGGACCCAGCAGCCATTCCTGGCCTTGATCGGGATGATCGAGGTGAGAAGTTCGACCTTGCCGTTGGGCTGGGTGTAGCGGATTTCGTCCGAGGTCTCCCACATGCAGGCCTCGCCGAGCCGCTTCAGGATGCCGCGATGGGCGAGCTCCTCGAGCTCGGGGGCCACTTCGTCCGGCCGGATCGCGGGCGAGGAGGCGACGAAGTAGAAGCCGACGTTCGCCTGCTCCTGTCCGGGCTGGGCCAGCGGCTGAAGCATCAGCTTCAGCACCGTCCCGTCGCTGGTGTATTTCGCGAGCTCGTCGTTCAGTGCCGCTCCCGCCGCCGCGTCGGTCTTGCGCAGAACCGGCGCCAGCGCATAGCCGATCAGCTTGCTGCGATCCTGGATGGCGCGCGTGACAAGGTCACGCATCTGCCGGTCGGCACTCTCGAACTGACCATAGAGGACAATGGGAAGGGCG is a genomic window containing:
- a CDS encoding HAMP domain-containing sensor histidine kinase; the encoded protein is MRDLVTRAIQDRSKLIGYALAPVLRKTDAAAGAALNDELAKYTSDGTVLKLMLQPLAQPGQEQANVGFYFVASSPAIRPDEVAPELEELAHRGILKRLGEACMWETSDEIRYTQPNGKVELLTSIIPIKARNGCWVLTSTHTTSEFLNTSIGRPYWETRAVRVAAIIYLVLAVLAVLAAVSIWLSLRRFRDVANEIGQGRIGDYAFSQRNVVPELASVARGFDKLVLDLKRLSQQIRQSAEDNAHSLKTPIAAIQSSLSPVRRAVPQDDTRARRALEIIDSSLARLLGLVVAAQRFDTNTADLIEAPRVPTNITQIVGEATLNFREIMAANDIRLIRRLDDDVWVQAGKGMLEIVLQNVLENATSFSPRGGTIVLTLTQGHRWVELQVDDEGPGIPDDKIERIFERYFSSRPNRADGERQPHSGLGLWMVRRNIEALGGQVRATNRIGGGLAIAIVLPRIGE
- a CDS encoding mannose-1-phosphate guanylyltransferase/mannose-6-phosphate isomerase is translated as MDALTDTGLAKFQQQGSAQIHPVILSGGAGTRLWPLSRAAYPKQLLPLVSERTLLQETAARNLTDVGFASPLLICNEEHRFLVDDQLRQVSIAPQAILLEPHARNTGPAIAAAALWLLMRDPDALMLVQPSDHLIADPSAFHRAVMQGLAAAQAGRLVTFGVKPTRPDTGYGYIHAGQPLAGADGVLEVDRFVEKPDLDTARRFLDSGAFYWNSGIFLLSARSYLDELGRINPAMLDCCERAIQAGHEDLAFFRLDGAAFAEAPSLSIDHAVMEHTARAAVVPVDMAWSDVGSWHALRGIGHADGDGNVLLGDVLAQDVKNSYIRSEGKLVAAVGVDNVVVVATDDAVLVADADSAAKVSGLVTALRKRNRTEPDQHTTGYRPWGSYRTVDAGARFQVKRITVKPGAKLSLQKHYHRAEHWVVVHGTAMVQRGEERMLVRENESVYIPIGTEHRLENPGKVPLQLIEVQSGPYLGEDDIVRIEDTYGRV